Proteins encoded within one genomic window of Augochlora pura isolate Apur16 chromosome 11, APUR_v2.2.1, whole genome shotgun sequence:
- the LOC144477273 gene encoding uncharacterized protein LOC144477273, giving the protein MRGQCSFDHVILIRMVLVRMVLVTMIWVTMILVTMILVTMILVRMIWITMILVTMILVRMIWVTMILVTMILVTMLLVTIALITIVLVAMILVRIILVRMIWVTMILVTIILVTMLLVTMALITIVLVAMILVRIILVRMIWVTMILVTMILVTMLLVTMALITIVLVTMILVTMILISTTPKITTDPLHSFHVSKTQSWHSIARAF; this is encoded by the coding sequence ATGAGGGGGCAATGCTCTTTTGATCACGTGATCTTAATTAGGATGGTCTTGGTCAGGATGGTATTGGTCACGATGATCTGGGTCACCATGATCTTGGTTACGATGATCTTGGTCACGATGATCTTGGTCAGGATGATCTGGATCACCATGATCTTGGTTACGATGATCTTGGTCAGGATGATCTGGGTCACCATGATCTTGGTTACGATGATCTTGGTCACGATGCTCTTAGTCACTATAGCCTTGATAACTATAGTCTTGGTCGCGATGATCTTGGTCAGGATAATCTTGGTCAGGATGATCTGGGTCACCATGATCTTGGTTACGATTATCTTGGTCACGATGCTCTTGGTCACTATGGCCTTGATAACTATAGTCTTGGTCGCGATGATCTTGGTCAGGATAATCTTGGTCAGGATGATCTGGGTCACCATGATCTTGGTTACGATGATCTTGGTCACGATGCTCTTGGTCACTATGGCCTTGATAACTATAGTCTTGGTCACCATGATCTTGGTCACAATGATCTTGATCTCGACAACACCGAAGATCACGACTGACCCCCTCCACAGTTTTCACGTATCAAAGACCCAATCGTGGCACAGTATCGCTCgcgcattttaa